Proteins encoded in a region of the Raphanus sativus cultivar WK10039 chromosome 8, ASM80110v3, whole genome shotgun sequence genome:
- the LOC108822072 gene encoding probable galacturonosyltransferase-like 1, which produces MSQHLLLILLSLLFILLNPISASPIIQKFKEAPQFYNSADCPVLDPGDDDNDVAAKKPIFCSRRAVHVAMTLDSAYIRGSVAAVLSVLQHSSCPENIVFHFVASASADASSLRSTVSASFPYLDFAVYVFNVSSVSRLISSSIRSALDCPLNYARSYLADLLPPCVRRVVYLDSDLILVDDIAKLAATDLGRDSVLAAPEYCNANFTSYFTSAFWSNPTLSLTFADRKACYFNTGVMVIDLSRWREGAYTARIEEWMAMQKRIRIYQLGSLPPFLLVFAGLIKPVNHRWNQHGLGGDNFRGLCRDLHPGPVSLLHWSGKGKPWARLDAGRPCPLDALWSPYDLLQTPFALDS; this is translated from the coding sequence ATGTCCCAACATCTGCTTCTCATTCTCCTCTCGCTTCTCTTCATTCTTCTTAATCCCATTTCCGCCTCTCCAATTATCCAAAAATTCAAAGAAGCCCCACAGTTTTACAACTCTGCTGATTGCCCCGTACTCGATCCCGGAGACGATGACAATGACGTGGCGGCGAAGAAGCCAATCTTCTGCTCCCGTCGAGCCGTCCACGTGGCGATGACACTCGACTCCGCCTACATTCGCGGCTCGGTCGCCGCCGTCCTCTCCGTCCTCCAGCACTCCTCTTGCCCGGAGAACATCGTCTTCCACTTCGTCGCCTCCGCTTCCGCCGACGCGTCGTCTCTACGCTCCACCGTCTCCGCCTCGTTCCCTTACCTCGACTTCGCCGTCTACGTCTTCAACGTCTCCTCCGTCTCCCGCCTCATCTCCTCCTCCATCCGCTCCGCCTTAGACTGTCCGCTAAACTACGCCCGGAGCTACCTCGCCGACCTCCTCCCGCCGTGCGTCCGCCGCGTCGTCTACCTAGACTCCGACCTGATCCTCGTCGACGACATCGCCAAACTCGCCGCCACGGATCTCGGCCGAGACTCCGTCCTCGCCGCGCCGGAGTACTGCAACGCCAATTTCACCTCCTACTTCACCTCGGCTTTCTGGTCGAACCCGACGCTCTCCTTGACGTTCGCCGATCGCAAGGCGTGCTACTTCAACACCGGAGTCATGGTGATCGATCTCTCGCGGTGGCGGGAAGGCGCGTACACCGCACGCATCGAGGAGTGGATGGCGATGCAAAAGAGAATAAGGATTTACCAGCTGGGTTCGTTGCCGCCGTTTTTATTGGTATTCGCCGGTTTGATTAAACCGGTTAATCATAGGTGGAACCAGCACGGTTTAGGGGGAGACAATTTTCGAGGACTGTGTAGGGATCTGCATCCTGGTCCGGTGAGTCTGTTGCATTGGAGTGGGAAAGGTAAGCCATGGGCTAGACTCGACGCAGGTCGGCCTTGTCCGTTAGACGCGCTTTGGTCTCCGTACGATCTACTTCAAACGCCATTCGCTTTGGATTCTTGA
- the LOC108822073 gene encoding pathogenesis-related protein 5-like: MANFSGLHILFFSFIIATGAISVVSGTVFTIVNRCSFPVWPGILTGDNGVQLNGGGFGLTPGASTDVVAPAGWSGRIWGRTGCNFDAFGTGRCLTGDCGNKLQCSGAGGVPPATLAEFTIGHGGAMDFYDVSLVDGYNVQMEIKTQGGSGDCQNVGCVSDLNKICPNELSVTNGGNVAACKSACEAFKTPQYCCTGAFNKPETCPPTDYSRIFKTACPKAYSYAYDDATSTFTCANANYSIIFCPII; this comes from the exons ATGGCTAATTTCTCAGGCTTACacattctcttcttctccttcatcatAGCTACAG GTGCAATTTCCGTGGTCTCCGGTACAGTGTTTACCATAGTGAACCGCTGCAGCTTCCCCGTTTGGCCTGGAATCCTCACCGGAGACAACGGTGTACAGCTCAACGGTGGCGGATTCGGCTTAACTCCAGGAGCTTCTACCGACGTAGTCGCTCCTGCGGGCTGGTCCGGCAGAATCTGGGGTCGAACCGGCTGCAATTTCGATGCTTTTGGCACCGGAAGATGTCTCACCGGAGACTGTGGTAACAAATTACAATGCTCCGGTGCAGGAGGAGTTCCACCGGCTACGCTAGCCGAATTCACAATCGGTCATGGCGGTGCGATGGACTTCTACGACGTAAGCCTTGTCGATGGTTACAACGTCCAGATGGAAATCAAGACGCAAGGAGGCTCAGGCGATTGCCAAAACGTGGGATGCGTTTCAGACCTGAACAAGATATGTCCCAACGAGCTAAGCGTTACTAACGGTGGGAATGTTGCGGCGTGTAAGAGCGCTTGCGAGGCATTTAAAACACCGCAGTATTGTTGCACAGGTGCATTCAATAAGCCGGAGACTTGTCCGCCCACGGATTACTCGAGGATCTTTAAAACAGCTTGCCCCAAGGCGTATAGCTACGCATACGATGATGCTACAAGCACTTTTACTTGTGCCAATGCTAATTACTCCATCATTTTCTGTCCCATCATTTAG